From a region of the Candidatus Eremiobacterota bacterium genome:
- a CDS encoding SUMF1/EgtB/PvdO family nonheme iron enzyme codes for MFCPSCGGNNIEGARFCTHCGMKMTSAASAPPAASSASGTLSTGTLSTGTLLDGRYVIESLVSSGGFGKVYRAKDTRFSSEVALKEMTGQAGSDEEQSVFQRYFRQEAQVLRSLKHPSLPRVIDYFSEQDRFFLVMDFIMGESLRSLIEGRAGNPVPEEEVLEWFFLLLDIMEYLHGQEPPIIHRDIKPDNLIWQAGRKALYLVDFGIVRVGCATKTLSYGTPGYAPPEQAQGLAHPSMDIYSAGATLHHLLSGVDPAGHPFDFEPLGTVRRDIQRAFADTVDRMVALKAKERFQSVGEIREFFDRESSSGSFSQQAKAAPAGVLPAAMSQPPAPDASSALPPAAVIPSPRPAPAERQAVSPAPQPPAAPLMPSIAASIPSATQPQQEKKAPVACIREPGESPAKAPERPRGKDSPAVVPEGLTFTGINAQGFELYQNLRDRAPMIWIPQGEALLGAHHDDREGRPEERPLHMAVLSPYWAYEQPVTNRQFARFVSLTGYEPEGEWEEYWEKSGDEYPVVQVSWNDARAYCGWARAELPTEAQWERGARGTDERVYPWGSFFDVCRLNCWDSPKAPWKAHFFEEKGPSPPGAYPGGASPWGCLDMAGNVWEWCLDSFNEGFYKAAPRVNPFHESPKTPYKVAKGGAWNELPRNCRIARRLKVEAVSAAKERGFRAVMNYAT; via the coding sequence ATGTTCTGTCCGTCCTGCGGGGGTAACAACATTGAAGGGGCCAGGTTCTGCACCCATTGCGGCATGAAAATGACCAGTGCCGCATCGGCCCCGCCTGCAGCCTCCTCCGCATCGGGCACTCTCTCGACGGGTACTCTCTCGACAGGCACCCTGCTTGACGGGCGCTATGTCATCGAGTCCCTCGTCTCGAGCGGGGGATTCGGCAAGGTGTACCGGGCAAAGGACACTCGGTTCTCATCGGAAGTGGCCCTCAAGGAGATGACGGGCCAGGCGGGCTCCGATGAAGAGCAGTCCGTCTTCCAGCGCTATTTCAGGCAGGAAGCCCAGGTGCTCAGGAGCCTCAAGCACCCCTCTCTTCCCAGGGTGATTGACTATTTCAGCGAGCAGGACCGGTTCTTCCTGGTAATGGATTTCATCATGGGAGAGAGCCTCAGAAGCCTCATCGAAGGGAGGGCAGGGAACCCCGTCCCTGAAGAGGAGGTCCTGGAATGGTTCTTCCTGCTGCTGGACATCATGGAATATCTCCATGGCCAGGAGCCTCCCATCATTCACCGGGACATCAAGCCCGACAACCTCATCTGGCAGGCGGGGAGAAAAGCCCTTTACCTCGTGGATTTCGGCATCGTGAGGGTCGGCTGCGCCACAAAGACCCTCTCGTACGGCACGCCGGGCTATGCGCCACCGGAGCAGGCGCAAGGCCTGGCCCATCCCTCGATGGACATCTACTCGGCAGGAGCCACGCTCCACCATCTCCTTTCAGGGGTAGATCCCGCAGGGCACCCCTTTGATTTTGAGCCATTGGGCACAGTAAGGCGGGACATCCAGAGGGCCTTTGCCGACACCGTGGACAGGATGGTAGCCCTCAAGGCAAAGGAGAGATTCCAGAGCGTCGGGGAGATAAGGGAATTCTTCGACCGTGAGTCATCGTCGGGTTCATTCTCTCAACAGGCGAAAGCAGCACCCGCAGGTGTCCTTCCCGCCGCGATGTCACAACCACCAGCCCCGGATGCCTCATCTGCGCTGCCTCCTGCAGCTGTTATCCCGTCACCTCGGCCCGCTCCCGCGGAGCGCCAGGCGGTCTCTCCTGCTCCTCAGCCTCCCGCAGCGCCTTTGATGCCATCCATAGCGGCTTCTATACCATCCGCCACTCAGCCGCAGCAGGAAAAGAAAGCTCCTGTGGCATGCATCAGAGAACCAGGCGAAAGCCCGGCAAAAGCACCGGAAAGGCCCCGGGGCAAGGACTCGCCGGCAGTCGTTCCTGAAGGCCTCACCTTCACCGGCATCAACGCCCAGGGCTTTGAGCTCTACCAGAACCTGAGAGACAGGGCCCCGATGATATGGATACCGCAGGGTGAGGCTCTCCTGGGAGCCCATCATGATGACAGGGAGGGGCGCCCCGAGGAGAGGCCCCTTCACATGGCAGTGCTTTCTCCATACTGGGCCTATGAGCAACCCGTCACCAACAGGCAGTTCGCCCGCTTTGTCTCCCTCACGGGGTATGAGCCCGAGGGGGAATGGGAGGAATACTGGGAGAAATCCGGTGACGAGTACCCCGTGGTTCAGGTCTCCTGGAACGATGCCAGGGCTTACTGCGGGTGGGCCCGCGCGGAACTCCCGACAGAGGCCCAGTGGGAAAGGGGAGCCCGCGGCACCGATGAAAGAGTCTATCCCTGGGGGAGCTTTTTTGACGTCTGCCGCCTCAACTGCTGGGACAGCCCCAAAGCCCCGTGGAAAGCTCATTTCTTCGAGGAGAAAGGGCCCTCCCCCCCGGGGGCCTACCCGGGAGGGGCATCACCCTGGGGATGCCTTGACATGGCGGGGAATGTATGGGAGTGGTGCCTGGACAGCTTCAACGAGGGATTCTACAAGGCGGCGCCCCGCGTGAACCCCTTCCATGAATCGCCGAAGACCCCTTACAAAGTGGCAAAAGGAGGGGCCTGGAACGAGCTTCCCCGGAACTGCAGGATCGCAAGGAGGCTGAAAGTCGAGGCGGTAAGCGCCGCCAAGGAGAGGGGCTTCCGGGCCGTGATGAATTATGCTACCTGA
- a CDS encoding protein kinase, with protein MAEALLPDLVLNNRYKIRKVLSFDGNRGVYLAKDIKITEKTWILKEFIFADDAGFGEEELKIREQAYYETLEVISNFEHQSLPRILDHFKDAQRHYLVMENVEGVTLKGLSEMSVAALEELQIAEWALGIVEALNYLHTRPKPFIHSELDPAHVMLDAQNRVQLVNLGLNRFFDPKQDFKAFTTSFIDVADDYFELGKTLYFLFAKKEYDPRQISIELPNCSEQMSKIIYRCLSDDPARNYRDAQDFIVEINKLIHPKTEEKEEVKVKEKTPPFYINILPTRRNLDNLIYAIFSQKLSYFIAEIIALIIITIIIWALMHPGWNYTKPGPVVMIACRRELITLDAATRKLLDRKVLDYDIGDICEGRSVAYLSNTSRSTIDLMDTLHNHITMSLAVDRNPTRMLLAGPMLFCVNETTNNISVVSTDRNEMVSIIPTGGKPTDLAYSMSDNLLFISNTSVDSIHIVDPIGNINKAIIIMPGGAGPIALDAAEENLYIACTKWDGIQCFNTRKSKVVEEYSNIGLKKASCMALDPLKENLYICDSERFKVMVFNLAEKKVTHEIKVGKNPSSMAFESSKKLWVANYGSHNISIVNTVSRYVETTIETGRNPCAIKYFR; from the coding sequence ATGGCTGAAGCGCTTCTTCCCGATCTTGTGCTCAACAACCGTTACAAGATAAGAAAAGTTCTCTCTTTCGACGGAAACCGCGGCGTCTATCTCGCCAAGGACATCAAGATCACCGAGAAGACCTGGATTCTGAAGGAGTTCATCTTCGCTGACGATGCGGGATTCGGCGAGGAGGAGCTCAAGATCCGCGAGCAGGCATATTACGAGACTCTCGAGGTGATCTCCAACTTTGAGCATCAAAGCCTTCCCAGGATACTGGACCACTTCAAGGATGCCCAGCGCCATTACCTGGTAATGGAGAACGTCGAGGGCGTCACCCTCAAGGGCTTGAGCGAGATGAGCGTCGCTGCCCTCGAAGAGCTGCAGATTGCCGAATGGGCCCTAGGCATCGTGGAGGCCCTCAACTATCTTCATACAAGGCCCAAGCCCTTTATTCACAGCGAGCTTGACCCTGCCCACGTCATGCTTGACGCCCAGAACCGGGTGCAGCTTGTGAACCTGGGACTCAACAGGTTTTTCGACCCGAAGCAGGATTTCAAGGCTTTCACGACGAGCTTTATCGATGTCGCCGACGATTACTTTGAGCTGGGCAAAACGCTCTATTTCCTCTTTGCGAAAAAGGAGTATGATCCCCGCCAGATAAGCATTGAACTCCCGAACTGCTCCGAGCAGATGAGCAAGATAATCTACCGCTGCCTCTCCGATGACCCCGCCCGCAACTACCGCGATGCCCAGGATTTCATCGTGGAGATCAACAAGCTGATCCACCCTAAGACCGAAGAGAAGGAAGAGGTCAAGGTAAAGGAGAAGACTCCCCCTTTTTACATCAATATCCTTCCCACGAGAAGGAATCTGGATAACCTCATCTATGCAATCTTCTCGCAGAAGCTGTCTTATTTCATTGCCGAGATCATAGCCCTTATCATCATTACCATCATAATATGGGCCCTCATGCACCCCGGCTGGAACTACACAAAGCCGGGGCCTGTCGTGATGATTGCCTGCAGGCGCGAGCTGATAACCCTTGACGCCGCTACGAGAAAACTGCTGGACAGGAAGGTTCTCGACTATGATATCGGCGATATCTGCGAAGGACGGAGCGTGGCTTACCTCTCGAACACCTCCCGTTCAACGATTGACCTGATGGATACGCTCCATAACCACATTACCATGTCGCTGGCGGTGGACAGGAACCCCACAAGGATGCTCCTCGCAGGCCCCATGCTTTTCTGCGTCAATGAGACCACGAACAATATATCCGTCGTCTCCACCGACAGGAATGAAATGGTCTCAATCATCCCCACGGGCGGGAAGCCCACGGACCTGGCCTATTCAATGAGTGACAACCTGCTCTTCATCTCCAACACTTCGGTTGACTCCATCCATATAGTGGATCCCATCGGCAACATCAACAAGGCCATTATTATAATGCCGGGAGGAGCGGGCCCCATCGCCCTCGACGCCGCAGAGGAGAATCTCTACATCGCCTGCACGAAGTGGGACGGCATCCAGTGCTTCAACACCAGGAAAAGCAAGGTTGTCGAGGAGTATTCCAACATCGGCCTCAAGAAAGCCTCATGCATGGCCCTCGATCCCCTGAAGGAAAACCTCTATATCTGTGACAGTGAGCGGTTCAAGGTGATGGTCTTCAATCTTGCCGAAAAGAAAGTGACCCACGAGATAAAAGTGGGAAAAAATCCTTCATCAATGGCCTTTGAAAGCTCAAAGAAGCTCTGGGTGGCGAATTACGGCTCTCACAACATATCGATTGTCAACACGGTTTCCCGTTACGTGGAGACGACGATAGAGACAGGGAGAAATCCCTGTGCCATAAAGTATTTCAGGTAG
- a CDS encoding prepilin-type N-terminal cleavage/methylation domain-containing protein — protein MKRQYVRDRRGFSLIELLIAIAIFLTSFCMIIGVFPVTFRSIQMAKNQMLATHFAEERIEYVKGMEFASILAMSEYNPPAPPPVPLNGSFTVTSMVNGVTQTLSYNWNIQVNKLPDAAANPCELCGVRVTVWWYENSNEAATINKVHSVDLYTEVAKLK, from the coding sequence ATGAAAAGACAATATGTGAGGGACCGCAGAGGATTCAGCCTTATAGAGCTCCTGATAGCCATTGCCATCTTTCTCACGAGCTTCTGCATGATAATAGGCGTCTTTCCCGTCACGTTCCGCTCCATCCAGATGGCTAAGAACCAGATGCTGGCCACCCATTTTGCCGAGGAGCGCATTGAATACGTGAAGGGCATGGAGTTTGCCAGCATTCTCGCCATGTCAGAATATAATCCTCCTGCCCCGCCACCTGTCCCGTTGAATGGCAGCTTTACCGTCACCTCGATGGTGAACGGCGTGACGCAGACCCTCTCCTATAACTGGAATATCCAGGTAAACAAGCTGCCGGATGCGGCTGCGAATCCGTGCGAGCTCTGCGGCGTGAGGGTTACTGTATGGTGGTATGAGAACAGCAATGAAGCCGCGACGATCAACAAGGTTCACTCCGTGGACCTCTATACCGAAGTTGCCAAGCTCAAGTGA
- a CDS encoding metallophosphoesterase: MTARQLIVCLLLLIMHAAPAFAAGEESFTFAVISDTHLAPAPGSWRLHHATDIIVSSLVNEVKPSFVLHCGDMISINSHSAYEAAILSMWDTFNAGVRAPLTAAGIAFFPSPGNHDVYGMGRALYGKEWASFRNKGIALDSGSYGSYYSFHYGRCFFIMLDGSGISIPAAQQQWLAKVLAKAKPAYGRVFVISHVGLLGGGRHPGDFMQGNLSWFLEKKGVDYFLSGHQHSYSVDKLGKMIHLTCGSAGETPPYYYLVFTVKGQKVTWEAKTASSR, from the coding sequence GTGACCGCCAGACAGCTCATTGTATGCCTTTTACTGCTTATCATGCATGCCGCCCCGGCCTTCGCAGCCGGCGAGGAATCCTTCACCTTCGCGGTGATCTCCGACACCCACCTGGCGCCGGCACCGGGCTCATGGCGCCTCCACCACGCCACGGACATAATCGTATCGTCGCTCGTCAATGAAGTGAAGCCTTCCTTCGTGCTGCACTGCGGCGACATGATCAGCATCAACAGCCATTCAGCCTATGAGGCCGCTATTCTCTCCATGTGGGACACCTTCAACGCCGGGGTGAGGGCTCCTCTCACGGCGGCAGGCATTGCCTTTTTCCCTTCCCCGGGGAACCACGATGTCTACGGCATGGGAAGGGCTCTCTACGGGAAGGAATGGGCTTCCTTCAGGAACAAGGGCATCGCCCTGGACAGCGGCTCCTATGGGAGCTATTACTCCTTTCATTACGGCCGCTGCTTCTTCATCATGCTTGACGGGAGTGGCATCTCGATCCCCGCGGCACAGCAGCAATGGCTTGCAAAGGTGCTTGCAAAGGCGAAGCCCGCATATGGCAGGGTTTTTGTTATCTCCCACGTGGGCCTTCTCGGGGGGGGGAGGCACCCAGGTGACTTCATGCAGGGCAATCTCTCATGGTTTCTTGAGAAGAAAGGGGTGGACTATTTTCTCTCGGGCCATCAGCACAGTTATTCCGTTGACAAGCTGGGGAAAATGATCCACCTGACATGCGGCTCGGCAGGGGAGACGCCGCCTTATTACTACCTGGTGTTCACGGTCAAGGGGCAGAAGGTGACCTGGGAGGCGAAGACCGCCTCTTCCCGCTAA
- a CDS encoding SpoIIE family protein phosphatase, which yields MENRLMCDACARRMTAGHEDLIARCRKALASFSKQLPPKIQDEILSTILEKIIETFQAEEIPGKVCTLQGTSCDSLHESGHVMARQGYTIDEVLERFAMLQDIFWEYLSESLRQEKLYDRDMRVREEFFQEHASCHYKLKLFFNEITASIARAYVEELQKIVLEKEEELLLKERLISSRIMGALLPAELPPIHGIDIAGKIVTTDAVGGDFWDISRSSSDSLEVILADVMGHGASAALLVSMIKYLLMAFSSQSAPMARTMEKINAIISRDTPEEIFITALYLRYMHKNRRLSYVSAGHPPPVLVRGGRTRELRGTDIPLGLLRDASFNAHSVSLKAGDVLYCLSDGVAGARNPGGEFFPPRDLHKAMRELTSLPAAAVCDEIVSRTLDFCGKEKCSDDITVVVLKILE from the coding sequence ATGGAAAACCGGCTTATGTGTGATGCGTGTGCCCGCAGGATGACTGCAGGTCATGAAGACCTTATCGCGAGGTGCAGAAAGGCTCTTGCCTCATTTTCCAAGCAGCTCCCCCCCAAGATCCAGGATGAGATTCTCTCGACAATACTGGAAAAGATCATTGAGACTTTCCAGGCAGAGGAGATACCCGGCAAGGTATGCACGCTCCAGGGCACTTCCTGTGACAGTCTCCACGAGTCAGGCCACGTCATGGCCCGGCAGGGGTACACCATTGACGAGGTCCTCGAGAGGTTCGCCATGCTCCAGGATATCTTCTGGGAGTATCTGTCGGAAAGCCTCAGGCAGGAAAAGCTTTATGACCGCGACATGCGCGTCCGCGAGGAGTTTTTCCAGGAGCATGCAAGCTGCCACTACAAGCTGAAGCTTTTTTTCAACGAGATCACGGCCTCTATAGCCCGCGCCTATGTAGAGGAGCTCCAGAAGATAGTGCTTGAGAAGGAGGAGGAGCTCCTTCTCAAGGAGCGCCTTATCAGCTCCAGGATAATGGGGGCGCTGCTCCCGGCTGAGCTTCCCCCCATTCATGGAATCGATATCGCGGGAAAAATCGTGACTACTGACGCAGTGGGCGGCGACTTCTGGGATATTTCCCGGAGCAGCAGCGATTCCCTCGAGGTCATCCTTGCCGATGTCATGGGCCATGGAGCGTCGGCAGCCCTCCTTGTCTCAATGATCAAGTACCTCCTCATGGCATTCAGCTCCCAGAGCGCGCCGATGGCCAGGACCATGGAAAAAATCAACGCCATTATCTCCAGGGACACCCCCGAGGAGATCTTTATCACGGCCCTTTACCTCCGCTACATGCACAAGAACAGGAGGCTCAGTTACGTGAGCGCCGGCCACCCGCCCCCGGTGCTTGTGAGGGGAGGAAGAACGAGGGAGCTGAGGGGGACCGACATTCCCCTGGGCCTCCTTCGTGACGCCTCTTTCAATGCACACTCCGTCTCGCTGAAGGCCGGCGACGTGCTCTACTGCCTGAGCGACGGAGTTGCGGGCGCAAGAAATCCTGGAGGCGAGTTCTTCCCCCCCCGGGACCTCCATAAGGCCATGAGAGAGCTTACCTCTCTCCCTGCCGCCGCGGTGTGCGATGAAATCGTCAGCAGGACCCTCGATTTCTGCGGCAAGGAGAAGTGCAGCGACGATATCACCGTCGTGGTCCTGAAGATACTGGAGTGA
- a CDS encoding XdhC/CoxI family protein: MDIYRKIAALIDEQKEMVIVTVVETLGSTPARKAFKMIVLADGTTAGTVGGGALEYEAVKKAKECLNAGRNALQELNLEKIGMACGGAVKIFHEYIAPLKSLYIFGGGHICQAVAPMAAALGFSITVIDNREEIARQALHPAAKKVILGEYTEVIGALPIHHPAYCLIVSHKHGHDAEILKALLMRDDSFAYIGMIGSRKKVKVTFENLLREGIDRQKLEHVYSPVGLAIGADTPAEIAVSILAEMIALGQGAEAPHMRCAPEAAKL; encoded by the coding sequence ATGGACATTTACAGGAAAATCGCTGCTCTTATTGATGAGCAGAAGGAGATGGTCATCGTCACCGTAGTGGAGACCCTGGGCAGCACACCGGCGCGCAAGGCCTTCAAGATGATAGTCCTCGCTGACGGGACGACTGCCGGGACGGTGGGAGGAGGGGCACTTGAGTACGAGGCCGTGAAAAAGGCAAAAGAGTGCCTCAATGCCGGCAGAAATGCCCTCCAGGAGCTGAACCTCGAGAAAATCGGCATGGCCTGCGGCGGCGCCGTGAAGATATTTCATGAATATATCGCTCCCCTGAAATCCCTCTATATCTTCGGCGGTGGCCACATCTGCCAGGCGGTGGCCCCTATGGCGGCAGCGCTGGGATTTTCCATCACGGTTATTGACAACAGAGAGGAAATCGCCCGGCAGGCCCTCCACCCTGCGGCAAAGAAGGTAATCCTTGGTGAGTACACGGAAGTCATCGGGGCTCTTCCCATTCACCACCCTGCCTATTGCCTCATCGTCTCCCATAAGCATGGCCACGACGCGGAGATACTGAAGGCTCTTCTCATGCGCGACGACTCCTTTGCCTACATCGGGATGATAGGCTCAAGGAAAAAGGTCAAAGTGACCTTTGAGAACCTTCTCAGGGAAGGGATTGACAGGCAGAAGCTGGAGCACGTTTACAGCCCTGTGGGCCTTGCAATCGGCGCCGATACACCCGCGGAGATAGCGGTGAGCATACTTGCAGAGATGATCGCCCTGGGGCAGGGTGCTGAAGCCCCCCACATGAGGTGTGCCCCCGAGGCGGCAAAGCTCTGA
- a CDS encoding DUF4032 domain-containing protein, producing MSEHLYEFNEEYTRVKPEASYELGFVDVPLEEIVGTVGRYRDFDGTYLMSNIDSKRRLEDLIALYKKKGEFPPLDLYKIKDHYFILDGHHRLIAARQMGLEAVRARVVEFLPPRDSVENMLSREKSEFELATGLMDIHLTELSQYRKLKSQIREHKYYLSEKEKKEIPFRDAAKDWHAKVFSPLISRIEHEGILNDFHGRTCDDLYVYISDHKWMESQRRGYDIGFSTAIRDFHREDEEKTFSGLVKDLFAGFRVIPPRRKAFEKRTGLHSISLSKDHSYGALLKQIKEHKYLLSEKKGRELSLDEAALDWYYEIYYPIRHLIEEERHMSGFPRKTPGDLYLMLSELKWLESEKRGYDIGFPEALRQLRKEGLDLPGSRATIKKLLSTLKSLIEP from the coding sequence ATGAGCGAACATCTTTACGAGTTTAATGAAGAATATACCCGGGTGAAGCCTGAGGCAAGCTACGAACTTGGCTTTGTCGATGTCCCCCTGGAGGAAATCGTGGGGACTGTGGGCCGGTACAGGGATTTTGACGGCACTTACCTCATGTCGAATATAGATTCGAAAAGGCGTCTTGAAGACCTTATCGCTCTTTATAAGAAAAAGGGCGAGTTCCCGCCTCTTGATCTTTACAAGATCAAAGATCATTACTTTATCCTTGATGGCCATCACCGATTGATTGCGGCCCGGCAGATGGGACTGGAAGCGGTGAGAGCGAGGGTCGTCGAGTTTCTCCCCCCAAGAGACTCAGTGGAAAACATGCTCTCGAGGGAAAAATCGGAGTTTGAGCTTGCCACGGGCCTCATGGATATCCATCTCACTGAGCTTTCTCAGTACCGCAAGCTGAAAAGCCAGATCAGGGAGCATAAGTATTACCTCAGCGAGAAGGAAAAAAAGGAAATTCCCTTCAGAGACGCGGCAAAGGACTGGCATGCGAAGGTATTCAGCCCTCTCATCTCAAGGATCGAGCATGAAGGGATTCTCAATGACTTCCATGGCAGGACCTGTGACGATCTCTATGTGTACATCTCCGACCACAAGTGGATGGAGAGCCAGAGGAGAGGCTATGATATCGGCTTTTCCACCGCCATAAGGGATTTTCACAGGGAAGATGAGGAAAAAACCTTTTCCGGCCTTGTAAAGGACCTCTTTGCAGGCTTTCGAGTCATCCCGCCAAGAAGAAAAGCATTTGAGAAGAGAACAGGTCTCCATTCGATAAGCCTCTCAAAGGATCACTCCTATGGGGCCCTCCTGAAGCAGATCAAGGAGCATAAGTATCTCCTCTCGGAGAAAAAAGGCAGGGAACTATCTCTTGACGAAGCGGCGCTTGACTGGTACTACGAGATATATTACCCCATAAGGCACCTCATTGAGGAGGAGCGGCATATGAGCGGCTTTCCAAGAAAAACGCCGGGCGATCTCTACCTCATGCTCTCAGAGCTGAAATGGCTCGAAAGCGAAAAACGGGGATACGACATAGGGTTTCCCGAAGCGCTCCGGCAGCTGAGGAAGGAGGGCCTGGATCTCCCGGGATCAAGGGCGACGATAAAAAAGCTTCTCTCGACGCTGAAGAGCCTTATAGAGCCCTGA